The proteins below are encoded in one region of Prosthecobacter dejongeii:
- a CDS encoding ABC1 kinase family protein, which translates to MAAPPTQDSIRSTPLTRMADLAGTGARVGMNYLKYYGQRAVTPQTAQLALRDELDAENAKAVYDSFSRLKGGPLKLAQMLSIDQNLLPPAYASQFAQAQYSAPPLSWPLVRRTLEREFGQPVEALYDTFSREAAHGASIGQVHVATRAGKKLAVKVQYPGVAESMRSDLRVVKPVALQMFGLREEDIAHYFTEVEARLLEETDYVTELRRSQEIAVACAPLERVRFPAFYPDRCSSRVLTMDWIDGLTLDRFAASDATQESRNQIGQALWDFYQHQIHVLHVFHADPHPGNFLVSDGFLYVLDFGCTRAITPEFHAQQFAFLNPDLLESEAKLEQSLRDMDVLLPGDGAAQRKKIMDLARESIEVLTRPFRAGRFDFADPSFMQTLYAMGEANRQDRELRSLRGARGRAESVYVNRAFFGLFSLLHRLGAVVNTQ; encoded by the coding sequence ATGGCTGCTCCCCCTACCCAGGACAGCATCCGTAGTACGCCCCTCACCCGCATGGCGGATCTGGCAGGAACGGGGGCGCGCGTGGGGATGAATTATCTCAAGTATTACGGTCAGCGCGCGGTGACTCCGCAGACCGCTCAACTTGCTTTGAGAGATGAACTGGACGCAGAGAATGCGAAGGCCGTTTATGACTCGTTTAGCCGCCTCAAAGGCGGTCCGCTGAAGCTGGCGCAGATGCTCAGCATTGACCAAAATCTGCTGCCGCCTGCCTATGCCAGCCAGTTTGCCCAGGCCCAGTATTCGGCTCCGCCGTTATCATGGCCCCTCGTTCGAAGGACCCTGGAGCGCGAATTCGGCCAACCTGTGGAGGCGCTGTATGATACCTTTTCCCGTGAGGCTGCCCATGGAGCTTCCATCGGTCAGGTTCATGTGGCCACGCGGGCTGGGAAAAAATTGGCGGTGAAGGTGCAGTATCCGGGCGTGGCAGAGTCCATGCGCAGTGACTTGCGCGTGGTGAAACCGGTCGCGCTCCAGATGTTTGGGCTGCGGGAGGAAGACATCGCCCACTATTTCACGGAGGTGGAGGCAAGACTGCTGGAAGAAACCGATTACGTCACGGAGTTGCGTCGTTCCCAGGAAATTGCCGTAGCCTGTGCCCCTCTGGAACGGGTGAGATTCCCTGCTTTTTACCCAGATCGCTGTTCCAGTCGGGTATTGACGATGGATTGGATCGATGGGCTGACCCTGGATCGTTTTGCTGCGAGCGATGCGACCCAAGAAAGTCGGAACCAAATCGGTCAGGCCTTGTGGGATTTTTATCAGCATCAGATCCATGTCCTGCACGTCTTCCATGCCGACCCGCATCCCGGGAACTTTCTGGTATCAGATGGCTTTTTGTACGTGCTGGATTTCGGCTGCACCCGCGCCATCACGCCCGAGTTTCATGCCCAGCAATTTGCCTTTTTGAACCCTGATTTGCTAGAGTCTGAAGCCAAGCTGGAGCAATCCTTGCGGGATATGGATGTGCTGCTGCCGGGAGATGGGGCTGCACAGCGAAAGAAGATCATGGATCTAGCGCGTGAATCTATCGAGGTGCTGACTCGACCCTTCCGAGCAGGTCGTTTTGACTTTGCCGATCCCTCCTTCATGCAAACGCTGTATGCCATGGGCGAGGCGAATCGTCAGGATCGAGAACTGCGGTCCCTGCGCGGGGCGCGTGGGCGGGCGGAGTCCGTGTATGTGAACCGGGCGTTTTTTGGCCTGTTTAGCCTGCTGCATCGGTTAGGGGCAGTGGTAAATACCCAGTAG
- a CDS encoding caspase family protein, whose product MPRPLRMNLWIHLFLGLCLLSLPLQAATEAKIRTALVIGNARYEPLVGPLRNTTNDAKAVAKTLRDLGFAVIEKHNVTRDQLLKAVLEFRGTLAGAEVALFYFAGHGIAVAGSNYLIPLKSGYNPEGADDISLRLLAETRLFNVEQAVADMSTAGAQCNLVILDACRTTALSRTGRTRDATAPGGLNEMKPPAGSLIAFATDAGQTALDGDGANGLYTEEWLKHLSTPGLTIEQVFKRTRAGVLERSQGGQIPAEYSRLVGDDIYIAGPSASPAAVMSAATPAIPSQTQILNLAKAGMAEECADSLLSVAKAQGPGAYAAEPLGLLLEQAKENLKDATTGDPKVEAAATTCLQVLRALPHCLPATHESYQAFQAKAHNRHGDALLLLDQETEAIAAFDTALALDPTDAYILYNRGRAHAAVGDDEKARADFTAASNPKFNQPKARKLAEEALEKLK is encoded by the coding sequence ATGCCACGCCCCCTGCGTATGAACCTCTGGATTCACCTTTTTTTGGGCCTGTGCCTATTATCCCTGCCTCTGCAAGCGGCGACTGAAGCTAAAATCCGCACGGCTCTGGTCATCGGCAACGCTCGTTATGAACCGCTCGTCGGCCCCTTACGCAACACCACGAACGACGCGAAGGCCGTGGCAAAAACCCTTCGAGACCTCGGCTTTGCAGTCATCGAAAAGCACAATGTCACTCGTGACCAATTGCTCAAAGCGGTGCTGGAATTTCGCGGCACTTTGGCTGGAGCAGAAGTGGCCCTGTTTTACTTTGCAGGACATGGCATCGCCGTAGCAGGGTCCAATTACCTCATCCCTTTGAAGTCCGGCTACAACCCAGAAGGAGCCGATGACATCAGCCTGCGTCTTCTGGCAGAAACCCGCCTATTCAATGTGGAGCAGGCCGTGGCTGACATGAGCACCGCGGGGGCACAGTGCAATCTCGTCATCCTAGATGCCTGCCGCACCACGGCCCTCAGCCGCACCGGGCGCACCCGAGATGCCACAGCTCCGGGAGGGCTGAATGAAATGAAACCTCCAGCAGGTTCGCTCATCGCCTTTGCCACGGATGCTGGACAAACAGCCCTGGATGGTGACGGAGCCAATGGTCTTTACACCGAGGAGTGGCTAAAGCACCTGAGCACACCCGGCCTAACCATTGAGCAAGTCTTTAAACGCACACGTGCAGGCGTTCTTGAGCGCTCTCAGGGCGGACAAATTCCAGCGGAATACTCTCGCTTGGTCGGCGATGATATTTACATCGCTGGCCCCTCGGCCTCCCCCGCTGCAGTGATGTCAGCCGCAACTCCCGCCATTCCCAGCCAAACTCAGATCCTCAATCTGGCCAAGGCTGGCATGGCTGAAGAATGTGCCGACTCCCTCCTTTCTGTGGCTAAAGCCCAAGGCCCCGGAGCTTATGCAGCCGAACCTCTGGGCCTACTTCTGGAACAGGCCAAAGAAAATCTCAAGGACGCCACCACGGGAGACCCGAAAGTCGAAGCCGCAGCAACCACCTGCCTACAAGTGCTGCGGGCTCTGCCACACTGCCTGCCAGCCACCCACGAAAGCTATCAAGCCTTCCAAGCCAAGGCCCACAATCGCCATGGCGATGCCCTGCTCCTCCTCGACCAAGAAACCGAAGCCATCGCTGCTTTCGATACCGCCCTGGCTCTGGATCCCACAGATGCCTACATTCTCTACAACCGAGGTCGCGCCCATGCGGCAGTAGGAGATGACGAAAAAGCGCGGGCCGACTTTACCGCCGCCAGTAACCCGAAGTTCAATCAACCCAAAGCCCGCAAGCTAGCGGAAGAAGCTTTGGAAAAATTGAAGTGA
- a CDS encoding NlpC/P60 family protein yields MHPSIALLSMMVLSLASCQTAVPKSVAPELVPGAADAPSQITPTESLALAERYTTHPWRPFARNILHGEDGAGVLVHTPDASLNDPPERPGWWLPGEVNRGIPYKWGGFDDPVSFDRSIAQGAAGGDVSSPAKRRADNAAVSAAAAGVDCSGFVSRCLKLPTVHDTSQLPSVCYPLEAGNLRPGDLLNIPRKHVVLCAGWARPDKSWIYYYETGGGPEYWKPGLKEAPLAAMLALGYQPLRYRGMAYEPTTSGKEVLTRSIRTRAATVAEPTVGEP; encoded by the coding sequence ATGCATCCCTCGATTGCTCTGCTTTCCATGATGGTTTTGAGCCTGGCTTCCTGCCAGACAGCGGTCCCCAAATCTGTGGCGCCAGAGCTGGTGCCGGGTGCTGCGGATGCCCCATCTCAGATCACGCCCACTGAATCGCTGGCACTTGCGGAGCGTTACACGACTCATCCGTGGCGGCCTTTTGCCCGAAATATTTTGCATGGGGAAGATGGTGCGGGAGTGCTTGTCCACACCCCGGATGCCAGTCTGAACGATCCCCCAGAGCGACCAGGTTGGTGGCTACCTGGGGAGGTGAATCGTGGCATTCCCTATAAGTGGGGTGGCTTTGATGATCCGGTAAGCTTTGACCGCTCCATCGCGCAGGGGGCCGCAGGTGGAGATGTCTCTTCTCCAGCGAAACGCCGAGCTGACAATGCAGCGGTCAGCGCAGCGGCGGCGGGCGTAGATTGCTCCGGGTTCGTCTCCCGCTGTCTGAAACTACCGACTGTGCATGACACCTCACAGCTTCCTTCCGTATGTTACCCTTTGGAGGCAGGAAACCTACGCCCTGGAGATCTGCTGAACATTCCCCGAAAACACGTTGTGCTTTGTGCTGGCTGGGCGCGGCCAGATAAAAGTTGGATCTACTATTATGAAACCGGCGGTGGTCCAGAATATTGGAAACCCGGGTTGAAGGAGGCCCCTCTAGCGGCCATGCTGGCCCTAGGATACCAACCTCTGCGCTATCGTGGCATGGCCTATGAGCCGACGACTTCAGGCAAAGAGGTGCTGACGCGTTCTATCCGCACCCGTGCGGCCACGGTGGCCGAACCGACGGTAGGGGAACCCTGA
- the ispD gene encoding 2-C-methyl-D-erythritol 4-phosphate cytidylyltransferase: protein MTSAIIVAAGSSRRMGFNKLLAPLAGVPVLHRTLGQFQACVEVGEILVVAGDEVRAVVEAWRAEFPKLKAILPGGAERHLSVWAGLQACTAESDVVAVHDGARPLIHPEQITRCIEAARRLAAVACARPMTETIKRVDAEGHITGSLDRTGVWVMETPQVFQRDVLVRAYEAVIRDSALVTDEVSAVQHVGEVVSVVENTSPNPKITFPADLTLAEKFL, encoded by the coding sequence ATGACTTCTGCCATTATCGTTGCCGCGGGTAGTAGCCGCCGGATGGGATTTAACAAATTACTGGCCCCCTTAGCGGGTGTGCCTGTATTGCATCGTACGTTAGGCCAGTTTCAGGCTTGTGTGGAAGTGGGGGAGATTCTCGTTGTCGCGGGAGATGAGGTGCGTGCTGTGGTGGAAGCTTGGCGCGCGGAGTTTCCCAAATTGAAGGCCATTTTACCAGGGGGCGCTGAGCGTCATCTTTCCGTTTGGGCTGGGTTGCAGGCCTGCACGGCGGAGAGCGATGTGGTGGCGGTGCATGATGGAGCGCGGCCTTTGATTCATCCAGAGCAAATCACGCGCTGCATCGAGGCGGCACGTCGTCTGGCCGCTGTGGCCTGCGCAAGACCCATGACGGAGACGATCAAACGTGTGGATGCGGAGGGCCACATCACGGGATCCCTAGACCGCACGGGAGTGTGGGTGATGGAGACACCGCAGGTTTTCCAGCGGGATGTGCTGGTGCGGGCCTATGAAGCGGTGATTCGCGATTCTGCTTTGGTGACGGATGAAGTCTCCGCGGTTCAGCATGTGGGCGAGGTGGTCTCTGTGGTGGAAAACACCTCGCCCAATCCCAAGATTACCTTCCCGGCAGATTTGACTCTGGCGGAAAAGTTTCTCTAG